One Periophthalmus magnuspinnatus isolate fPerMag1 chromosome 8, fPerMag1.2.pri, whole genome shotgun sequence genomic window carries:
- the LOC117375381 gene encoding myeloid-associated differentiation marker-like protein 2, with translation MDAHGGHYLNKEAVLSPLGFARMSQLLLGCTIIALVAHSAGYSASYGTFCMFVWCFCFAVTLVVFTLDITRLHACMPISWDNFTVAFAMLATLMYITASVVYPVYFIENECENESCESLYYRIAVTVCSCICCFPYGVEVFLTRAKPGAVVGYMATVSGLLKVVQAFVACIIFGALAHDSEYTLHIATEYCVVVYSLCFTVTVVVIILTVSGRTSSLRFPFDRFVVIYTFFAVILYLSTALAWPIFSFDKKYGTTNRPEDCPRGNCPWDSKLVVAVFTNVNMILYFVDLIYSQRIRFVSASGSAA, from the coding sequence ATGGACGCTCACGGAGGACACTACCTCAACAAAGAGGCTGTACTGTCACCTTTGGGCTTCGCTCGCATGAGCCAACTGCTTCTGGGCTGCACCATTATAGCCCTGGTGGCCCACAGTGCAGGCTACAGCGCCTCCTATGGGACCTTCTGCATGTTTGTGTGGTGCTTTTGCTTTGCAGTGACTCTGGTGGTATTCACATTGGACATTACAAGATTACACGCATGTATGCCGATTTCCTGGGATAACTTCACAGTTGCCTTTGCCAtgttggccactctcatgtacATCACTGCCTCTGTGGTCTATCCAGTTTACTTCATTGAAAACGAGTGTGAAAATGAGAGTTGCGAAAGCCTGTACTACCGAATTGCAGTTACagtttgctcctgtatctgctGCTTTCCTTATGGTGTTGAGGTGTTTCTGACACGAGCTAAGCCCGGAGCTGTGGTAGGTTACATGGCCACTGTTTCAGGGTTACTAAAGGTAGTCCAAGCCTTTGTGGCCTGTATTATTTTTGGAGCCCTGGCTCATGACAGTGAGTACACACTCCACATCGCCACTGAGTACTGTGTGGTCGTGTACAGCCTGTGCTTCACAGTCACTGTAGTAGTGATCATACTGACTGTTTCAGGCAGGACGTCCTCCCTGCGCTTCCCCTTTGATCGCTTTGTAGTCATATACACCTTCTTTGCTGTTATCCTGTACCTCAGTACAGCACTTGCTTGGCCAATCTTCAGCTTTGATAAGAAGTATGGTACCACCAATCGCCCAGAGGACTGCCCACGAGGAAACTGTCCCTGGGACAGTAAGCTTGTGGTGGCAGTGTTTACAAATGTTAACATGATTTTGTACTTTGTTGATCTCATTTACTCCCAAAGGATTCGCTTTGTCTCAGCCTCAGGATCAGCTGCGTGA
- the pycr1a gene encoding pyrroline-5-carboxylate reductase 1a, with product MSVGFIGAGQVAHALVRGFTAAGVIAAHRITASSPDTDLPTVHGLRKMGVNVITSNKETVKKSDVLFLAVKPHIIPFVLDEIGPDIEERHLIVSCAAGVTIGSIEKKLKLHRPSPKVMRCMTNTPVVVREGATVYATGTHAEVEDGKLLEQLMASVGYCTEVEEDVIDAVTGLSGSGPAYAFTAVDALADGGVKMGLPRRLAVRLGAQALLGAAKMLLDSEQHPGQLKDNVCSPGGATIHALHVMESGGFRSLLINAVEVSCVRTKELQFLADQEKISPAAIKKTTLDKVLQQPGVSADAVGVRSHGISMFGNPRPKKS from the exons ATGAGTGTGGGCTTCATAGGAGCTGGTCAAGTGGCCCATGCCCTGGTCAGAGGCTTCACTGCTGCGG GCGTGATTGCTGCCCACAGAATCACTGCTAGCTCTCCAGACACTGATCTCCCAACAGTGCATGGTCTGCGG AAAATGGGTGTGAATGTCATCACAAGCAACAAAGAAACTGTGAAGAAAAGTGATGTCCTGTTTCTGGCAGTGAAGCCTCACATCATTCCTTTTGTGTTGGACGAGATTGGACCAGATATTGAAGAACGGCATCTTATTGTGTCCTGTGCAGCAGGTGTCACTATCGGCTCCATAGAGAAG AAGCTGAAACTGCATCGACCGTCTCCAAAGGTCATGCGTTGTATGACCAACACTCCTGTCGTGGTGCGAGAAGGGGCCACAGTCTATGCCACTGGAACTCATGCGGAGGTGGAGGATGGAAAGCTTCTGGAGCAGCTAATGGCCAGTGTGGGCTACTGCACTGAGGTTGAAGAGGATGTGATAGACGCTGTCACAGGCTTGAGTGGCAGTGGCCCCGCCTAT GCATTCACTGCAGTAGATGCTCTTGCTGATGGCGGGGTAAAAATGGGGCTGCCCAGAAGACTAGCCGTACGACTCGGGGCACAAGCCTTACTG ggaGCTGCTAAAATGCTGTTGGATTCAGAGCAGCATCCTGGGCAGCTCAAGGACAACGTTTGTTCACCAGGGGGAGCCACCATTCACGCACTGCACGTCATGGAGAGCGGAGGTTTCCGCAGCCTTTTGATTAATGCTGTGGAGGTCTCCTGTGTAAGGACGAA GGAACTCCAGTTTTTGGCTGACCAAGAGAAAATCTCCCCAGCTGCTATTAAGAAGACAACTCTTGACAAAGTACTGCAGCAGCCAGGTGTGAGTGCAGATGCTGTTGGAGTTAGATCTCATGGGATCAGTATGTTTGGTAATCCACGACCAAAGAAGAGCTAA